The Apis cerana isolate GH-2021 linkage group LG10, AcerK_1.0, whole genome shotgun sequence DNA window GctgtgatttaaaataattgttaatacaaaattaatcttttctccctcctccttcgaTACTGCtcactttttttctatctctctcGTATTATTTTTGGCATTTATACTTCGCCCTCGACctatcttaatttttcactcattcaaaaattatgtttaatttatgtatatcaacaatatttctctctctctcttttttttttttacattagaatatttggaaaaaaagtttcttttgaAAGAGAACATAAAAGGTGCATTTTTTTTGCAACTCTCCACAAATGAATCTTACtcgttatacaataataagattcttattcaaaattaaaatttttatcatttctatcAATTCTATCTAAAGAATCTGGatcgatatatttacaatcttttttttttaattaaaaaaagttttacgaaataataattctatttataattacattatatttaattacatttcgaTGAAGAAGTACAATATTTAAGaacataaagaatttaaatattttttttttaatattcattgtaattttattttcaatataaattgaataacaaaataaatctcattttaataatgcactttgtgtttatcttatttcttaatcacatttcttgtatatatatatatatatatattatatatctattaaaaagaaaagaaaagaaaaatatatacaaatatatatataattatatatataaattaattttttgttatttttttttataattaattattttacaaatttttattattaaacaaatatcaaaaaagaaagttattaCCAGTTCtactgaaaataatttccatattttacaataatttcaaaaaacaattttatataaaaatataaattcgttaCAGAAAATATACTGTATTTCACGCATAATAtcatcgtataaaatatagttaagATTgccgattttaaataataatttatatatttcatttcacaaGTTAGTATAACGTTTAAGATTCATATGtgtgtacaaaaatatatacaatacatgtataaatgtaCGTAACacgtacattattataatatctttcctattaattataaaagaataaaaattaaatattttttcctgaaatattaataaattcctaattttaatgtttagaTTGTCCGCCATCGCTTTTTTAAAGAGTATTTACCCTGGATGTGAAACAATAATTCCTTGTTGCTACAAACTGCCAAACATATTTGgcatttttcttgtaatttatatatttttttttcttttccagctTTTTGTATTACGAAATTCATAATCgatttgatattgatttcgcaatatatcaaaaagtatatatgtatatctatatttctgcattaaacatattgataataatgatacgaataaatttaattatccttATGAATTAGCATAGTATCCTTTAAATTTTTGGTCTCAGTTTGATAACTTACGCCTAAATATTGTCTtgttaaaaaactaaatttctGTTTTACAAAAAGCAatgtttaactttaatttttttttttttgtctttcttatttaatccTCTCTGTACGTACAAAACTGGACAATCATTTCATGTCTGTGacacttataaaaaatttttgtaaattaccTTAATTTCTTGATTCTCATGACAAAATGTTTTCttgatttgtataatattcatcGATATCATTAGAAAATGCAAgcctattttaaaatcaaaaaggcTTCATTTCTAATACAAgagaaaattatgtaatttaagtATCGAAGCAttgttatgataaatttttataattaaatttaatatttatttcttggtACATTAAATGTACCTTGTACATATCTACACCTCAGATActgtaaataatgtaaaaaaattcattatatttatcaaaatgttaaaaaaactaagaatgaaacaatttaaatataatttttaaaattgtaataagaaaaactatacttttttttttataaaaatgtcttataaatatgtattagatTCTGAATGTAGATACGTAATAATACGTGCTTGcacttttatatatctttcaaaatatgaCTGCACCTTATAAAGCGCCTTAAAGtcgattaaaaaacattatagtataaattcgtaaaataattcaaactaTAGAAGTAAAAAAGCAATAacgcattatatattttgttacgaGCGTTTTATATTGAGTTAGTCTGTGTCACGAATATCTATtgcttattatcattttagatatttacaaattaaaaaaatggcgGAAAGAAGCCATTGTTTTTCAATTccatattcattttctttacattttttaattcctcgatcttaaatcttaaaatattaacccCTCAAACCAATTGTCGCGCAATTTCAACAAATggattataaacaattatttatatatatatataatattatatatatatataaaacaatatgacTAAAATATCACTTAAATTTAAAGGATTTGtctaaactaaaaattaagaagCATATAATCCATAAgttttataagtaaattatatacaaataagtaacttttttttaatttataatattacattttctgTACAATAATACTAATTACGCGAAATTATTCTGTACAATAGTAATGATTTGAggagttaataatattagacaAGTACGATTGGCTGAAATTTATTCGCTAACGAATCTTACGAATTCATCCACCAAATGTTTTACGGGCCACGGtacgatgaatatttttacttgcTACATCGTTTCATTTATGGTCTCATgccaattgtaataaaaagttttcataTTAGTGAATATCTAACTGAGAAATTACGATCGATCGAGGTTCGAAGCagacgtgaaaaatatttcactttgttgaaatatgaatagttttttgaatatatttaacgatTTAAGGAAAATCTTATAAAGTTACATCacatactatattttttcgcGATGTTTTATAGGAAAcattagtattatttaattagtgtcaaatatttgttaaaatcgttagatatttgatgaaataattatataaaaaaactgattcaaataaactttataatttatattaaacttcaATGTagtaaagatagaaaaaaagaaagaaacaaaaatatgttaatcttTGCATAATTGAATTACGATaacaaaatagataaaaattatcgaaacaatCGTAGTAATGAAACCATAAAACGAAGAATCGAAATTCTTGTATATCATCGAGACAAATAAGAGACCATAAAAAACAAACTTGTAACAATTTTGTACAATCGTACGGCGTAAGGGCCCCCTGGTGGAATTTAGATTGATTTCCACTGCGGTTTGTGGGGACCCCCCCTTAAATGTCAGGGAGGCCCTCTGGGAACCCAAAGCGCTTTGCTTTGCTCTTCATCTACCGCAGCTTTTACTTGCGTACATATATACGCAACATTTACACCAGCTGGAATTACAgctgaaatatagaaaaagatataatgaataataacgaAGCGaatctataagaaaataaaatacatggaaattttatttgataaatattcttaccAGAAATATGATGCCTATACTCAGCTTCCAATTTCAATGCTTGTTCATACATCTCCTTGGCAACTTTGGCACTAACTTTATCGCTTGGATATCTGGAATCTTTCACTTCCTTTATTTGTTTggtacttttaaatttaatcaacaaaACTATAGGATAGATTTGATGTCGATGAAGTCGCTCAATCGATGCAATTGAAACATCCAAAATGCAATGAGTATTCTATAAAtagatatgtttttaataaagttttaataataatagttttaataaaatataataaaggaatataaataaatccaaagaattatataaattttagatgatctacttttagatattttaccTAGTGTTTATACTCTTACTATAAATAACGTTATCAATACTTTATAggcattcgataaaaaaaataccttcTCACAGATGTCCTTCACAGCTTGCACTGTAGTACACTCGAAAtagcttcctttttttctatagTCCACATAAAGAGAATCACGTAAACCTTGTTCGAGCGTTGCTTGAGAACAATGCATTGCCTCTGCAAGACATCTGGTGAACTGTCCTGGAAATTCTTGTAATAGTTTTGTTACTACACATTCGCTCAACGGCCCGATAATCAATACTGGTCTTAAAGCTGGatctgtataaaaataaaataaaattaatgacgaATGATCACAAGTATCAATGTACGATAAAAAACACTTACAATCTAATCGTTCAACACGTTGATAGCTTGCTGGAAGAGTATCCTCATTCAATGTTCCACTATCGCTATACCAACCCAAATTTACTCCTGTAAGATGTGACAATTCTTTACTATCCCTGCTAGAAGAACGTTGATGTTTTTTCCGACGGAAAAAGCTTCTTCTTGCACTTGTGCTACCTCTTCTAGTAGTATCCGTTTCCAAATCACCTAATGAACGTCGCAAAAGCAATTCTTCTTCGACCCTTAaaacatattacaaatatagcacatacattaaaaatacatacaatacGATTTAAAAccattatcttaaattttccttcttctcttctaaCTTACTTGAATTTACTTGGAATTATACCGCAAGTTTGCCTTCTCCCAGTTTGATCAACTATCCAAGCTCGCCAATGACCCGGGGTACCATTGAACATTGTGTTATCCACGTATAAAATATCGTCTTTATTAAACCTAAGTTGCAGGCTATCTCCAACTTCGCCTACTCGATCGAACATCGCTTTCACGTAAAAACTGTCTCCAGGTTTATCCTTCACTTCGTTATACCTTTCAGGTACGTATTGAGCAATCAGTGTTACTTTATCCGCTGGTCTAGCCAATTCCAAAGCAGCTTGTTCCGCGGTTGCTTGTCTGAGATCAACGCCATTGTATTCCAAGATTCGGTCACCGGGACGTAATCCTGCGTCCTCGGCAAGGCAACCTGGTTGTACCGAATGTACGTATATCCCAACACCATTCCCACCGACAAGCGAGATACCTAGATTCGAACACTTTCTCGTTTCGATGAAAAGATATCTCGGTTCACTCGGTGGCGGGCTTTTACGATTTTGGTCTTCTTGCGTTGGACTTCTCACCGTGGCATTTTGCCGTTGCAACGTGGTCGCTGCTTGATTAAGCTGTGCGCGTGTAAGAGTATTTGCAGTGCCACGTAACGTATCAAGAGTTGCGGAATTACGCATATTATCCAACGTGGCTGAACTACGAAGTTCCGGTTTCCTGATGTTAATATCCAACGACGCCGATGCTCTGATTTCTCGTTCTCTCTGCTGCGTACTCGGCACTTCCAAGGAAGCGGAATTTCTaatatctctctctcgaatGGTGCGAGGTGGTTCCAAGGTATTCGAAGTTTCtcgcataatatttaaagtattagaAGTATCGCGCGTGGTACTTAAACTACTAGAAGCATCGCGTTCAGGTTCCGAGGTTTCCAGCGGCTCGATAGTTGTTTTTCTAGGAGCTTCGGGGCTGTTGCACGGCGTTGGCGATCCACTACGACTGCCTCCCTCGGCGCCGCCGGCTTCCGATGAACTCGAAGAAGCGGATCCTTCTTCCAACTCGTTGTACTCTgttggaaaaagagagagagagagggggggatatGAGCAGGATGTTAAGATTAGAGTAGAAAGCATGCAATAATGAGAGATAATGATGACGTATATAAAAgtgcaaaaaaaattgatataaagtgCAGCTCATGATAGGGATATTCTACTTGTCTTGTACGAAACACTGTACTCACTGTCTGGACTGTACTGCACCAGCATCGTAATGGAATTACCGCACTGACGCAACACGTTGGCAGCAAGTTGATAAGTGGCGCTTCTCATATTGATACCACAGACTTCGAGCAATTGGTCGCCGATTTGAAGGCCGACTTGGGATGCTAAACTGTGCTCGCTAACAGTAGAAACGAATACACCGCCGCTCTCTAAGCAAGAAATTTGGATACCTAGGGGCTCGACCGATTTGTCTATATGAACCCTGCGGAGTTCTCCGGGCGCAGGCCTTGGCTGAGAGTAACAATAATCCGGCATGCTGGATCTCTTATTGCTACTACTTCCTCTAATAGTTCCACCAGACCCGCTTCCGCCTCCTGTACCAGGGCTAAGCACCTCCACGTGGAATGTCGGCATTGGACTGCCTCTTTCCGAAGTTCTTTCTATACTGCCGGTGGACAATTTACCCACGCTGCTTTTCGATGTCACACTAGGATTTGACGGTATTCGAAAACGTtggttttcctttttccttggAAATGTTCCACCCTCGTAGCCATGCGTGTATGCTGATACATCGTACGTAGTGCCAATCGGTGGAGCGCGAGATTTGTGATAATGCAAATCTACGGAGGGTGTGTGCAAATGCCCGAATCCTGTTTGCGGGCCGGGGCTATACGAAGGTTCGAAACAATAAGATCGTGCATCGGGAAGTCCTATCGACTCCCCGGACTGTGCAGACGGCAAAGAGGGCGGGGAAGGGTATCTCGAAGGTAGAGAATTTTGTTGATGGGGATGCGGATGCGAATGCGTATAGggaggaaatgaaaaattaccaGTCAACTGCTGTCTCGGCCCGCTAGTCGAGGATGTCGATGATCCAGCCCCGGAATAAAGTTGAGATTGCGCTCTATTATGCTGTAGCGTGTCTACTTGGCTCTCGTTGCTAGGGGTATACTTTTGCGCTCTTTTCTTTGAGAAATATTCCACGTCTTTCCCGGTATTAACCGACTTCACGGAAAAGTCGATGCTAGTTTCGGATGGTGTAAGCGTAGAGCCGAGTCTATTTTCCGTGTTCTCGAACTCGGTTGCCGGTTTCTTATCTATCGGGATATCTTTGAACTGCACCACTGGAGTAAAGGATTTTTGACTAAATAACGGTCCAGTTTTAAGGAAATTTGATAATGGTTTTTCTACGGATTTATAAACTGTATGCCGATTGTTCACGTTGGAAAAATTGGTCAAGGGGATAGGATTGGAGATGcggttataattataactttcaTACTTTGGCGGTTGGTTAAGGAGTACGCTTAAGGGCAATCTTTCTTTTGTCTTACGTGAATGTAAAATAGTACCGGTACCATTCTGAATCAGAGGCCCACCTCTGGCTTTCGGCCACGTACCTCCATTCTTCTCAACTTTTTCCGTTCCGCGTCGTTTACTTCGTTTCAACACTCCGTTATTTGCTTTCTTGTGATAACTCTCTATCACCGAATCTAATTCGGCTATTGCGTCTTGCTCTTGCTCGAAGGTGTTCGGGCTCGAGTTGCGGtgtcgtttcttcttctcctcccgaTCTTTGCTGTGCTTGCGTCCTCGCACTATATCGATCTTCTCTCTTATGTTGTCCCAGGCGTTGCTAATTCCACTTGGTTTCTCACCGCTAACCGATTTCGAAACTTTGTAGATACTTCTGTCGCCAAAGTTCGAAGCAACGTGCCTTCTCTCGTAATCGTCTGACggaattttcaacaatattctTCCTTGTTCCGTTTGAGAACAACTGTTCACCATTTTCTGTTTTTCAGTGCCGAAGCTACCATCGATGGTCATGGTTTCAGAACTAGTCGCCGAAGGCAATGGTATTCCCTTCAAAGTTGTGATAGTCAACACATCCGTATTCGTGTCATTCAAAGTTGCCATTGCCTCGTGACTGGAATTAATGCCTTCCATTGGTTTACTATTAATctgcaaaaaaaggaaaggagatgTTGTATCGGTGTTAAacgaacaaatataaataaaattaatataaagtaacTTTTATAAGAGTCATACGTTCAACACTCTATCTCCAACGGCAAGGTTGCCATCTTTAGCGGCTAAACTACCAGGtgaaatctttgaaatatatactcCAAGTTCCAAAGAAATACCATGAGGAACTGAACCAACGGACAATTGAGTTGTCCTTAAAGATCTTCTGGTCAAACGCCGTCTCCTTACCGTCAACGTGGCCGATCCCCCCGAACAGGTACGTAAAGTTTCCATAATTATACGTGTAGAAACAGATGTACAATCTACGTTATTTACTCGCATAATGCAATCGTTCACTCTTAATTTACCATCGGTAGCACTTCCTGATATTACTTGAGCAACATAAATTCCTGTGTCGTTTGGATAATACGGATTATCACGGCCTCCGACCAGCGTTAGTCCCAAATCACGATCAGAATCTAAACAAAGTCGACTGAGATCCAAATGAATGGGAATAATCTCCCAGTCGTTAACATCAGTATCGATCGCCGAATCATGCGCATGCACTAAGCTTTGTGCGAATTGACTCGCTCTTAACGCGTGATCGCCGGATTCTATCTTTTCTTTGAGATCCTTTAGCTCTTTCGACGCTTCGTTCCGTTGCTTCTTAATATCATCAGAATCACGCAAAGCACCCGCTAGTTCCGAAACTGCACGGTCACGTTCCTTTCTTAATCTATCGCAGAGAGTTCTAATACTTTCCCTTTCTAAAACTATCTTATCTCTTTCACTGAAAGCCCAATCCCTTCTTCGTTTTGATACCTCTGCTTCTTGCAAAGCTTCTTCGAGCTCCGTTTGCAACTTATCAACAGATTTTCTAAGTTTATCCAACTCCAAATTTGCCTGATCCAAGTTGTCCATACGTTCTTTATCACGTTTAGTATAATCTGCCGtgttattttctctttcgGCTTCTTTGCTCGAATTATCGCGTTCGTGATTGTACGAATGTAATTCCATACGATTCTTGTAATCTCTATTTGAACCTTCAGAATAATCACCAAACTTTTGACGCAATTCGTTACATTGTTTTAAAGCTTCGTCCCGATCTTGTAAAGCGGatgaaatttctcttcttaaagtttctattTGATAGGATAAagcttttttctaaaaataaaaagagcagatattaaaatacagaacattcatttaaaaatagtacACACAGTAGCAAGTAATGTACAACgtataaataactataaaaaccaatacaaaatttataagaaatatgcatataccgtgtttaaattaattaaaaaataaagtacaataaattaataatctaattaaatctaCCTCTTCTATAAATTGCTTGTTCTGATTTTCTATATGAGTGATTTTTGTATACGCTTGTGTAAGATCATCGCCAAGTTTTTCCATTTCCTTGTGTACCGTATCTCTTTCACCCATAATTAAACTGTATTCTTGCAATGCAGCATTCCTTTCTTCCGTTAATCGTTTCATATCCTTGCTAGCCTTCATGCGTAGCACCATTGCATGATTAATTTCCTTTACTGCCTCTTCATGTTGTTGCTGTACTTTGGCTAAAGCTTCGCgatattcatttctttctcttaatGCAATATCCCATTGCCTAATTGCAGCAGTACACTGTTGTTTTAAACCATTACGCTCACGAACTGCACTATTACGCTCTTGAACAATTTCatcatattgtttttttaatctgGCGGCTTCTTCTTGCGATAATTCCAACTATTATCGatcaaataaagtttaaaaaaaaaattatcattgtttGCATTTCATAAAACACATCCATGTTTTAACGTTCCAAAAATTAACGCACATACCTTGTTAACAGCCGATGAATGTGATGATATTAAGTCATCGTACCGTTTTCGAAGGGCATCATACTCATCTTTAACAGCTTCATATTTTCGAAGCGCGGATAAATAATGTTGATTCATGGTGTCACTATTACTAGCATCAGAAACAAGAACTTCTTGATTTTGGCATCGTAATTCGGATACTTCTTTCTGCAACGCCTGAACTTCCCGATCCAGGCGTTGTTTATCATTTACTAGATCTCCATATTTGCCCCGCAGTGCGGAACTCTCTTGTGATGTTGCCTCTAACTGATTCATGACTGCTATATGTTGTCCTCTATAGTATTCCAATTCTTTCATAGTATGTTCACacctatatattaaaatacattgttaaataaatatatgattgttcaaattatatattttctataaaagacATCAAACAGAATAACACAAACAATTAAGCAAAACCAGGACAAACCGTCTTATAGTATCGGAGTGTTTATGCCTAAGTAGCTGAAGCTGATGCATGGCTTGATCACATTGAGCTTGCAAACCATCATAATCACTACGACATTCAGGCCCACCGACAGGACTGCCGACACTGCCATAGCCTCCACTATCTCTTTCTGCATGCCATACGCGCAAATTATATCCAATAAtgcaaattgcaaaataataaataaaatgcaattaaatataaaaagtggatttctacgtataaaatataatactggTGCAACAAAGTGTGCATTAAATTGAGATATTAAATtgtgttaaaaattgatttgcattttttataatatggatTAAACACACATTTTAACAaaacacaaaataataaacttgatAATCTattgtgaataaataattttcttattttcaataataaaatatctgtgACAAGAAGTGATTCAATACACGATACAATTTGATTgacattaattttcatttttttcatatatatatatatatatatatagtcttACCCATATTGAGTGCTCCATCTGCAAAAgaacaatgaataaaaatcaattataagtaC harbors:
- the LOC108002220 gene encoding disks large homolog 5 isoform X5 encodes the protein MKELEYYRGQHIAVMNQLEATSQESSALRGKYGDLVNDKQRLDREVQALQKEVSELRCQNQEVLVSDASNSDTMNQHYLSALRKYEAVKDEYDALRKRYDDLISSHSSAVNKLELSQEEAARLKKQYDEIVQERNSAVRERNGLKQQCTAAIRQWDIALRERNEYREALAKVQQQHEEAVKEINHAMVLRMKASKDMKRLTEERNAALQEYSLIMGERDTVHKEMEKLGDDLTQAYTKITHIENQNKQFIEEKKALSYQIETLRREISSALQDRDEALKQCNELRQKFGDYSEGSNRDYKNRMELHSYNHERDNSSKEAERENNTADYTKRDKERMDNLDQANLELDKLRKSVDKLQTELEEALQEAEVSKRRRDWAFSERDKIVLERESIRTLCDRLRKERDRAVSELAGALRDSDDIKKQRNEASKELKDLKEKIESGDHALRASQFAQSLVHAHDSAIDTDVNDWEIIPIHLDLSRLCLDSDRDLGLTLVGGRDNPYYPNDTGIYVAQVISGSATDGKLRVNDCIMRVNNVDCTSVSTRIIMETLRTCSGGSATLTVRRRRLTRRSLRTTQLSVGSVPHGISLELGVYISKISPGSLAAKDGNLAVGDRVLNINSKPMEGINSSHEAMATLNDTNTDVLTITTLKGIPLPSATSSETMTIDGSFGTEKQKMVNSCSQTEQGRILLKIPSDDYERRHVASNFGDRSIYKVSKSVSGEKPSGISNAWDNIREKIDIVRGRKHSKDREEKKKRHRNSSPNTFEQEQDAIAELDSVIESYHKKANNGVLKRSKRRGTEKVEKNGVVQFKDIPIDKKPATEFENTENRLGSTLTPSETSIDFSVKSVNTGKDVEYFSKKRAQKYTPSNESQVDTLQHNRAQSQLYSGAGSSTSSTSGPRQQLTEYNELEEGSASSSSSEAGGAEGGSRSGSPTPCNSPEAPRKTTIEPLETSEPERDASSSLSTTRDTSNTLNIMRETSNTLEPPRTIRERDIRNSASLEVPSTQQREREIRASASLDINIRKPELRSSATLDNMRNSATLDTLRGTANTLTRAQLNQAATTLQRQNATVRSPTQEDQNRKSPPPSEPRYLFIETRKCSNLGISLVGGNGVGIYVHSVQPGCLAEDAGLRPGDRILEYNGVDLRQATAEQAALELARPADKVTLIAQYVPERYNEVKDKPGDSFYVKAMFDRVGEVGDSLQLRFNKDDILYVDNTMFNGTPGHWRAWIVDQTGRRQTCGIIPSKFKVEEELLLRRSLGDLETDTTRRGSTSARRSFFRRKKHQRSSSRDSKELSHLTGVNLGWYSDSGTLNEDTLPASYQRVERLDYPALRPVLIIGPLSECVVTKLLQEFPGQFTRCLAEAMHCSQATLEQGLRDSLYVDYRKKGSYFECTTVQAVKDICEKNTHCILDVSIASIERLHRHQIYPIVLLIKFKSTKQIKEVKDSRYPSDKVSAKVAKEMYEQALKLEAEYRHHISAVIPAGVNVAYICTQVKAAVDEEQSKALWVPRGPP